The Virgibacillus sp. MSP4-1 genome has a segment encoding these proteins:
- a CDS encoding secondary thiamine-phosphate synthase enzyme YjbQ, with protein sequence MSKTLFSFQISTHEKQSFTNLGHYIQDALAGSNVKDGIMVVYCPHTTGGITINENADPDVKTDLKLGLNETFPNKPEYVHMEGNSDGHMKSSVVGASETLIISNGQPVLGTWQSVYFSEFDGPRTRTVYIKIIEG encoded by the coding sequence GTGAGTAAAACGTTATTTTCATTTCAGATTTCAACCCATGAAAAACAGTCTTTTACGAACTTAGGTCATTATATACAGGATGCCCTGGCAGGAAGCAATGTTAAAGACGGGATTATGGTGGTCTATTGTCCTCATACCACCGGAGGAATTACCATCAATGAAAACGCTGATCCAGATGTTAAAACCGATCTAAAGCTTGGCTTAAATGAAACTTTTCCCAATAAACCGGAATATGTACATATGGAAGGGAATTCAGACGGTCACATGAAGTCATCCGTCGTTGGGGCGAGTGAAACCCTGATTATTTCGAACGGTCAGCCTGTGCTTGGCACCTGGCAAAGTGTATATTTTTCCGAATTCGACGGACCAAGAACAAGAACAGTTTATATAAAAATCATTGAAGGGTAA
- a CDS encoding MFS transporter produces MDKRVYLLMVIAFVIGLVELIIGGILDLIARDLNISLGQAGFLITIFSLIFAIMSPILLVMTAKIERKTLMMVSLFIFLIGNVVTVFSTTYSIVFLGRVISATSGALLIILCLVMAPGLVERKYRARAIGMVSMGVSGAIVLGVPFGILLGEGFGWRAPFVVISILTIISMAGVYFLMERKAPIPPVPLRDQLRTLKSSKIVFAHATTFLYMTGHTALYAYLKPFLQSSTNLDGTWISVIYFAFGFAAVSGGGIGGTLGDLFGTKQTIVYSLIIFGVIVYSIPYMTFNIPLLFIGVLIWGILSWAISPAMQTYLIDTSPETSDTQQSLSNSALHFGVAFGSLLGGIIIEQNSVEQNAFIGAILIGISLVTAILSIRSTYSVQNHKEWQRE; encoded by the coding sequence ATGGATAAACGGGTCTATTTATTAATGGTTATTGCTTTTGTCATTGGTCTGGTCGAACTTATTATTGGCGGAATTTTAGATTTAATCGCCAGAGATCTGAATATATCACTTGGACAGGCCGGTTTTCTCATTACAATATTTTCACTTATTTTTGCGATCATGTCTCCAATCTTACTGGTAATGACCGCTAAGATTGAACGAAAAACCTTAATGATGGTTTCCTTATTCATCTTTCTCATTGGAAATGTAGTCACTGTTTTCAGTACTACCTACAGTATTGTATTTCTTGGTCGTGTGATTTCGGCAACAAGCGGGGCGTTACTCATTATATTATGTCTGGTAATGGCCCCGGGTCTGGTTGAGCGTAAGTACCGGGCCAGAGCTATCGGAATGGTATCCATGGGAGTCAGTGGAGCCATCGTATTAGGAGTCCCTTTTGGTATTTTACTCGGTGAAGGATTTGGATGGCGTGCACCTTTTGTTGTGATTTCAATTCTGACAATCATTTCAATGGCCGGTGTTTACTTTTTAATGGAAAGAAAGGCACCGATTCCGCCTGTACCGCTCAGAGATCAGTTAAGGACCTTAAAAAGCTCCAAAATTGTATTTGCACACGCTACGACGTTTCTGTATATGACCGGTCACACGGCTCTTTATGCCTATTTAAAACCGTTCCTGCAGTCCTCAACCAATCTGGATGGAACCTGGATTAGCGTGATTTACTTTGCGTTCGGATTTGCTGCTGTCAGTGGCGGTGGAATCGGGGGTACGCTGGGAGATTTATTCGGTACAAAGCAAACGATTGTTTATTCACTGATTATCTTTGGGGTTATTGTGTATTCCATTCCCTATATGACGTTTAATATCCCCTTATTATTTATAGGGGTACTCATTTGGGGGATTCTAAGCTGGGCCATTTCCCCTGCAATGCAAACCTATTTAATCGACACATCACCAGAAACATCAGATACTCAGCAAAGTTTAAGTAACTCCGCCCTGCATTTCGGTGTTGCGTTCGGTTCTTTACTGGGTGGTATCATCATTGAACAGAATTCCGTTGAACAAAATGCCTTTATTGGAGCCATTCTGATTGGCATATCCCTTGTGACAGCCATACTGTCCATTAGGAGTACGTATTCTGTGCAAAACCATAAGGAATGGCAGAGAGAATAG
- a CDS encoding MFS transporter gives MTGRIREQLQKPWILVLTIGLGTMLNPLNSSMISVALTRLQYEFELSFADASWLISIFYLASAAGQPVMGKLSDMFGPKRLFMTGLVLVAGACLLAPFSPNFVFLLGCRALQAIGSSTLFPSGMSMVRTSITQKQGQALAALSIFANVSAAFGPSIGGFLVGAWDWPSIFFVNFPFIILSFVMALFILPNTGKMEFDMKRIDFGGISLFIVSIVGLILFLLSLEQTVNIWALIVFVSAGIAFYFYENRHLASFIHFPTLRKNPTVTWIYLQFITINLVYYCYFFGFPTYLQQAAGYNEGQTGLIMLALAGFSVIISPLAGVLIDRFGSKVPMVIGAVLLLIGTGLLLTFDQASPLLWLMVIMAVLGMSNGFNNISAQTALFENVSREETGSASGLFQTSRYLGAILSGSLLGITFNQFVDTEHLHLVAIICFIFCLIIVGLSLKLPGENTASNKGRLDS, from the coding sequence ATGACTGGACGGATAAGAGAACAATTGCAGAAGCCTTGGATTCTTGTATTAACCATTGGCCTCGGAACCATGCTGAATCCATTAAATTCATCGATGATTTCTGTGGCACTGACTCGCTTGCAGTATGAATTTGAATTATCGTTTGCGGATGCCTCATGGCTAATCTCGATTTTTTATCTTGCAAGTGCAGCGGGACAGCCTGTAATGGGAAAATTAAGTGATATGTTTGGTCCTAAACGGTTATTTATGACAGGACTGGTCCTGGTAGCAGGTGCATGCCTGCTCGCCCCTTTTTCACCAAATTTCGTATTCTTGCTTGGCTGCCGGGCTTTGCAGGCGATTGGCAGCTCAACGTTATTTCCAAGCGGGATGAGTATGGTACGCACTAGTATCACTCAAAAACAGGGACAAGCCCTGGCAGCGTTATCTATATTCGCCAATGTTTCGGCAGCATTCGGACCATCGATTGGCGGCTTTTTAGTAGGTGCCTGGGACTGGCCCTCCATTTTTTTCGTCAACTTTCCTTTTATTATTCTTTCGTTTGTTATGGCTCTTTTTATATTGCCGAATACGGGTAAAATGGAATTTGATATGAAGCGAATTGATTTTGGCGGCATTTCTCTGTTTATTGTGTCGATTGTCGGCTTAATACTCTTCCTTCTTTCTTTGGAACAAACGGTTAATATATGGGCGCTTATCGTATTTGTATCAGCTGGAATCGCTTTTTATTTCTATGAGAATCGACATCTGGCGTCATTTATACATTTTCCGACCTTGAGGAAAAATCCGACCGTAACATGGATTTATTTACAATTTATTACAATTAATCTGGTTTATTATTGTTATTTCTTCGGGTTTCCCACGTATTTGCAGCAGGCAGCGGGTTATAATGAAGGACAGACAGGTTTAATAATGCTTGCGCTGGCGGGATTCAGTGTCATTATCTCACCACTGGCCGGGGTCCTGATTGACCGTTTTGGATCTAAAGTTCCCATGGTTATTGGAGCGGTCCTCCTTTTAATTGGAACAGGGCTCTTACTTACTTTCGATCAGGCATCCCCATTACTTTGGTTAATGGTGATTATGGCTGTGCTGGGAATGAGCAATGGCTTTAACAATATTTCCGCACAGACGGCCTTGTTTGAAAATGTATCAAGAGAGGAAACCGGTTCAGCTTCCGGACTGTTTCAGACGAGTCGGTATTTAGGGGCCATATTATCCGGCAGTCTGCTGGGAATTACCTTTAATCAATTTGTCGATACCGAGCACCTGCACCTTGTGGCTATCATCTGCTTTATTTTTTGCCTGATCATTGTAGGTCTGTCCCTGAAATTGCCAGGGGAAAACACGGCTTCTAATAAAGGTCGCCTTGACAGCTAA